A single window of Lytechinus variegatus isolate NC3 chromosome 8, Lvar_3.0, whole genome shotgun sequence DNA harbors:
- the LOC121419512 gene encoding uncharacterized protein K02A2.6-like: MKSLTRSYVWLPKIDNQLKQHVRCCESCRQNQHSLAAVPIHPWEFLEKPWSRIHHDYASTDDEDILIVVNAHSKCFEAIRVKRATAHATVVALRRLFATHGLPETVVTDNGTQFVSEEFATLTDEQKQY, from the coding sequence ATGAAGTCACTAACCAGGTCGTACGTATGGTTGCCCAAGATAGACAACCAGTTGAAACAGCACGTGAGATGTTGTGAAAGCTGTCGACAGAATCAGCACAGCCTAGCAGCAGTACCCATACACCCGTGGGAGTTTCTTGAGAAGCCATGGAGTAGGATCCACCATGATTATGCCTCCACTGATGACGAGGATATCCTGATCGTCGTAAATGCGCACAGCAAATGTTTCGAAGCTATTCGGGTGAAGCGAGCCACAGCCCATGCAACAGTGGTCGCCCTTAGACGGTTGTTTGCAACACACGGATTACCAGAGACCGTGGTGACAGACAATGGCACACAATTTGTTTCAGAAGAGTTTGCCACTCTGACTGATGAACAAAAACAGTATTAG